The sequence GTCCGTCAATGCCTAAGATGTTTAATGTTGAGGATGAACAGCCTTACGCTGTAAAGAAAGACGGTCGCGATTTGATTTGTCCCATCGAGAAGTACGGTGTTAAACTGCTGTCGATTGGTTTCTTTGTATCGCCAAACACTGCTACTCTGTGGCGTGGCGGTATGGCTACAAGTGCGCTGAAGCAGCTGATTGCTGATGCCGATTGGGGCGAACTCGACTATTTTATCCTGGATACACCTCCAGGCACCAGCGATATCCATCTTACATTGCTGCAAACACTGCCTATTACAGGCGCGGTGATTGTGTCAACCCCACAGCAGGTGGCTTTGGCTGATGCACGTAAGGGTATCGATATGTACCGCAACGAGAAGGTGAACGTGCCCATTCTCGGTTTGATTGAGAATATGGCCTGGTTTACACCCGCAGAGCTGCCCGAGAACAAGTATTATATATTTGGTAAGGAGGGTTGCAAGCAGTTGGCCGAGGAGATGCAGGTGCCTTTGCTGGCACAGATACCACTAGTACAGAGCATCTGCGACAATGGTGACAAGGGTACGCCCGCTGCTCTCACCAGCGAAACGGCTACCGGTCTGGCATTCATCAATCTGGCACAATCGGTTGTTACCGTTGTGAACAGGAGAAACAAAGAAAAGCCTGCCACGAAAATTGTAGGTATGCATAAATAAAAATAAAGCCCACTCGATGTTGAGTGGGCTTTATTATTTAAGCTTCTGTCTCGCTGATATATTTGGGCGAATCGCCGTACTGGTTGGCGGTTGGCTTGCTATCGAACAGACACATGATGATTACAATGAGTGCCGCAATGCCATGGATGGTGGACAGAAAACCAACGGAGGCAATCTCGCCTAAGTTGTTTTCTACAATCTTCTCTATGGCATGCTGGCTGGAAGAAATGTAGCTTGATTCTTCTATCAGCATGTTCATGCTTTTGGATGTGGCCACATGGAGATTGGCTACACAGCCTAAAGCATAGCTGACATAAACCCATAGTGCGCTCTTGCCTGAATCGTGCAGTCGACGAGCAGTTACTGCCAGACCGAAGAACATGGTGATAATCTCGATAATCACGCTAACCAGAATGTTGGAGGTGAGCAGCGTAATCAGCCATCCCACCACGATAATTACCAGCATCCACCACCAGAATTCTGAGCGACGGCTGCGGCCTTTGAAATCCAGAATACGACTAGAGGCCAGTTTGATTGCCTCTGCAAATCCGAGCGTAGGTAACTCTCTCATACTTTTCAAAGATCCGATTAGTCGATTACTACCGTAGTCCAACCGTGCTTGTCCTCGAGTTCGCCGTACTGAATACCACGGAGCGTATCGAAGAGTTTCTTTGACTGTGGACCTGGCTTGTCGCCGAATGAGTAGCGCTTGCCGGTATCGAGGTCGTCGATATAAGAAATAGGGCTGATAACAGCGGCTGTTCCGCAAGCGCCAGCCTCCTCAAAGGTCTCGAGCTCCTCCTCGGGGATAGGGCGGCGCTCAACCTTCATGCCCAGATCCTCAGCAACCTGCATCAAGCTCTTGTTGGTGATAGAGGGCAGGATAGAGGTCGACTCTGGTGTGATATAGGTGTTGTTCTTGATACCAAAGAAGTTGGCTGCACCGCACTCGTCGATGTACTTCTTCTCCTTTGCGTCGAGATAGAACTCGCAAGCATAGCCCTTTTCGTGAGCCAGGTTGTTGGCAAACAGGCTGGCAGCGTAGTTACCACCTACCTTATACTTACCTGTGCCGAGAGGGGCTGAACGGTCGTAATCGCGAACAATCACATAAGGATTGCTTGAGAAACCACCCTTGAAGTATGGGCCTACTGGTGTAACAAAGATGAGGAAACAGTACTCCTTAGAGGGGTGAACACCTACCTGAGCGCTGGTACCAATAAGCAGCGGACGAATATAGAGTGTTGCGCCACTCTCATAAGTAGGAATCCACTCCTGATTCAGGCGAACCACCTTCTTAACCATCTCGGTAAACAACTCGGTTGAAACCTCTGGCATCAAAATGCCGCGACAGGTGCTCTGCAGGCGCTTGGCATTCTCGTCAACGCGGAACACACGAACCTTGCCATCGGGGCAACGATAAGCCTTAAGACCCTCGAAAGCCTCCTGACCGTAGTGCAGACAGGTTGCAGCCATGTGCAGATTCAAATACTCGTCGGAGCAAACCTCGATTTCGCCCCACTTTCCATCGCGATAATAGCAACGTACGTTGTAGTCGGTCTTCATGTAGCCGAATGACAGACTACCCCAATCCAAATTCTTCATATTACTTTTTTCTATGTTTGAAATTTCAAATTTGCATGCAAAAGTATATAATTAATATCAAATTAGCAAAACTTTTAGCCTAAAATCTTTTATTCTGTAAGTATTTTCTTGATTTCGGCGTCGGTTTTGGTAAGTTTGTCCTTGCAGAGCTTGATTAACTGCTGGGCACGTTTAAGCTGCTCGGCCATCTGGTCGATGTCGAGTTCGTCGTTCTCCATCTTGTGTACGATGGACTGTAATTCGGCTATAGCAGCCTCGTATTTCAGTTCTTTTTCCATTGTATTTTATACGGATTTAATTACTGAGTGAATGGTACCCTTGGCTAGGCGGGTCTCGATTTCGGCGCCGGGGGGCAGCTGCGATGCGTCTTTTACGGCCCGGCCGTTATGCATAGTGATGCTGTAGCCGCGAGCCAGCAACAGGGTTGGGTCGAGGGCTTTGAGTTTCTCGTCCATCAGTTGCAGACGATGTCTCTCTGATGTGAATCGGCGCTCTATCAACATTGGCAGGCGGGTATAGAGGGCATCAATCTTAGCCTCCTGTCGGGTTTTTACAATCGAGAACAATCGGGGGATAGCCTCGGATATAATTGACAATTGAGAATTGGCAATTGAAAATTTTTGCTGAACGTAGTGCGTAATCATGCTCTGGGCTCCTTCGATGGTTTCGAGTACGCCCTTCAGGTGGTCGATGAGCAAGGCGGCTGCAGCTGTGGGTGTTTTTACGCGGGTGTGCGATATCATATCGAGTATGCTCTCGTCGCGCTCATGGCCGATACCTGTTATGATAGGTATTGGGAAGTTGGCCACATTTTCGGCCAAAGCCAAGGTGTCGAAACCGCTCATATCGCTGGTAGCACCACCACCACGGATAATCACTACGCAATCAAATGGCATATCGTAAATCTGCTCCAGAGCACTGATGATGCTCTGTTCAACGCCCTCGCCCTGCATGATAGCAGGAAAGAGCTGTGTCTCGAATTTAAAGCCGTAAGGGTTATCAGCCAGTTGGTTGCAGAAATCGCCGTAGCCAGCGGCTGTTTGCGATGAGATAACGGCAATACGCTGGCAGAAAACGGGTAACTGTAGTTCCTTTTGCAGGTCGAACACGCCCTCGGCCTTAAGCTTCTGGATGATTTCCTGACGCTTGCGGGCCATATCGCCTAAGGTGTAGGTGGGGTCGATGTCGGTCACGATCCACGAGAAACCGTAAGCCTCGTGAAACTGCGGGTAAACCTGTAGCAGCACTTTCATACCGGCATGCAGTTGTTGACCGGTAGTGCGCTCGAAGTAAGGACGGATGGTGAGCCACTTGTTGGCCCAGCATTTGGCTGAGGCTTTGGCGATAGGTGTGGCGGTTTGTTCATCCTTCTGAATAAGCTCCATATAACAATGACCACGTGATTCGCGGCACTCGCTGAGTTCGGCTTCTACCCAGTATTCCATGGGCAAAGCATCCTCGATAGCCTCGCGTACCAAGCGGTTAAGCTCGAATAATGTGATATGGCGCTCTGTATTCAACTTTTTAATTCTTCGGTTTTACTTTATCTTTCCAATCATGTACGCCCGCCAGAAATTAGGGGTACCGTAGCCGTAGATATTATCGGGCTTCTGATAACTATCGCTGTTCTGGCGTACCAGATTAATGATTTCGAGAGCTGTTTTCTCGGGTAAGGCCTGCCACAAGCAAGCAACCAGTCCGGCTACGATGGGGGTTGAGAACGAGGTTCCCATATCGCGAACAATACCGCCACGCCCTGAAATAAGGTTGGCAGGACTGCCCAGGGCCATCACGTCGGGTTTGATACGCATATCCTGTGTAGGTCCAACGCCGCTAAAGGGGGCGTTTACACGTTGATGATTCAGTGCGCCCACCGTCAGGCAGTTATCGGCATCGGCTGGGAAAGTGATTTTCTTCCAAGGGCCCATGCCGCTATTTCCAGCTGAGTTTACCAGTACCATGCCCTTTTGTGCCACCATCGACGCTGTGCGCGATATGAGGGCTGTGCGACCATCCAGATCGTGCTGGTGGTAATAGCCATGACGGTTATCGTATTCGGTGTAGCCTAAGCTCGATGTGATGATGTCGGCGCCTAACGAGTCGGCAAACTCGGCAGCCATCGCCCAATAATCCTCCTCGACAGGCTGCTCGGTTTCCTGATCCTCGCATCGCAGCAGCCAGTAATGGGCATCGGGGGCTGTACCTATCAGCACCTCAGGCTCGTTGGCGGCCATGGTCGACAGGACCTTGGTGCCATGATCGGTTTCCTGATAAAAGTTGGGACTATTGGGGTAAACAAAGTCTTTTACGCCTGATATGATAGCGTGCTGAAAGGTGGGTAGAACGTTGCAGTTCTGGAATCCGCCATCGAGCACGGCGATGGTGATGCCTTTTCCACGACAACCGATATTATGCAAACGATGACCGTTTAGCATCTCGATCTGTTCGCGACCATGACCATAGAAAGATCCTTTCAGACTGTCCCATGAGTTGAATCCTGCGTTGGCCTTTATCTTGATTTGACGCTCGATGCTATCGGGGGCTTCCCACACCATCTCGCAGTTCTTTACGTAAGCTTGCTCGCCCAAACGACGCAAAAAAGTGGTGTCGGCCGAACGAACCAATACGGTGTTGTTCCATCGGCTGGTACCGATAACCATCGATTCGGTTTGTGAGCGTTTAACGTTGCGATTGGCATCGTTGATCATGCGATCGATGGCTTTCAAGTAGCCGCTGCTTACGGGCAGGTCGGTAGAATCCAAGGGTAATCCCTGCTTGCGGCGGCGCTCAATACTTTTGTGCGAGAGCCAGCGCTGAGGGCGGTCGAGCGTATAACTTGATTCGCGTTTATCCTGCAAAGTATAACGCCAAATATAGCATTTGCCCCCAGGATATTTCCTCTTGGGAAGTGTGGCTGCACTGGCTGTTATGGCGCAGAAAAGTGCGGCAATCAGTAGGTTTATCAAACGTAAATTGGTCATTCAATTTGATTTTACGAGTGCAAAGATACAAAGATTATTTTAAAAAGTGCATCTTATCTCGGAAAATATTCGTACCTTTGCAGCGTTTTAATAAATATGTACGCGAATGAGTGATAACAAACAAGCCGCTTTGGCATTAGGAACGAAACCCGTAGGGCAATTGCTGTGGCAGTATGCCCTGCCTGCAATCGTGGCCATGTCGGCTTCGAGTCTCTATAATATCATCGACCGTGCTATGATTGGTCAGATAGTAGGCCCCGAGGCTATTGCAGGCTTGGGCATTACCTTCCCCTTTATGAACCTGAGTGCAGCCTTTGGTGCAGCAGTAGGTGTGGGATCGAGTGCCAGCATTAGCGTAAAGCTGGGACAGAAGGATTATCCTACAGCGCAGAATCTGTTAGGTAATACCCTGACGCTGAACCTGATTATTGGTTTCTCGTTCATGGTTATCTGTCTGCTTTTCCTGGATCCCATCCTGTATTTCTTCGGTGCCAGCGAAGTAACACTGCCTTATGCACGCGAGTTTATGACCGTTATCCTGCTGGGTAACGTAATGACCCACATGTATTTTGGTATGAACGCTGTGCTGCGTGCAGCAGGCAAACCCAAACATGCCATGTACTCGGTGCTGTTTACAGTGGGCATGAACATATTGCTGGTGCTGGCGTTTGTATGGTGGTTCCGTTGGGGCATCCGTGGTGCAGCTTTGGCTACCGTAACATCGCAAACGATTGCTATGTGCTGGCAGTTGTGGCTATTCTCGAACAAGAACGAGATGCTGCACCTGAAACGCGGCATCTATAAACTGAAGAAACGATTGGTAAGCAATATCATTGCTATCGGTATATCGCCATTCCTGATGAACGTTACATCGTGTGTAATCGTGATTTTCATGAACAACCAGTTTGTTCGCTATGGTGGCGATATGGCTGTGGGTGCCTACTCGATAGCCAACTCGGTGGTGATGATGTTCTTTATGTTTGTAATGGGTGTGTGCCAAGGTATGCAGCCTATCGTGGGCTATAATTACGGTGCCGAGAAGTACGACCGCATGTTGCGATGCCTGTTTATGGCCATCGGATGTGCTACAACTATCCTGCTGGTAGGTTGGATACTGTCAATGCTCTTCCCCCGCGAGATTGCTCGCATCTTTACCACCGACGAAACACTTATAGAACTGTCGGCCACGGGTATCAAACTGGATATGCTGGTATTCTTCGTGGTAGGTGCGCAGGCTACCATCACACATTTCTTCCAGAGCATCGGAAAAGTAAAGGTTTCGATATTCCTCTCGCTGTCGCGACAGCTCTTCTTGCTGCTACCGATGGCGTATGTGTTCCCGCTGATATGGGGGCTCGACGGTGTGTGGTATTCGATGCCAGCCAGCGACTTCCTGTCGTTTGCGATGACAATACCCTTGCTGATGTGGTATATGAAGAAATTTAAAGCTGCGAATGCGAATAACTAAAGAATAATGAAACATATTATTATTAACGTAGGCAGACAGGTTGGTGCTGGCGGACAGGAAATAGGACGCATGCTGGCCAAGGACTTTGAAGCGAAGTATTATGATCGCGAGTTGCTGAATTTGGCTGCTAAAGAGAGTGGATTCTCAGAGAAGTTCTTTAAACAGAACGATGAGAAGAAAGGCTTTTTGCGTGGATTGCTGAATGTGCAAACACCACATTTTATGGGTGGCAACTTGTACGGTTCGAACTTCTCGCAGGAGAGCCTTTTTAAGTTTCAGAGCGATGCCATCCAAAAGGCAGCCAGCGAGGGCAGTTGCGTGTTCATGGGCCGTTGTGCCGACTACATTCTGCGAGATTTCGAGAATGTGGTGAACGTGTTTATCACCGCCTCGATGGACTTCCGCGTAGATATCGTATCAAAAGTAAAACAGTTGGATGCTGAGCAAGCCCGTAAACTGATTGAGCATGTGGAAGCCCGTCGTGCGCAATACTATAATTACTATACTGGTAAGAAGTGGGGCGCTGCTGAAAGCTACGACCTGTGCGTGGATGCCAGTTTGCTGGGACTTGAAGAAACCGAGAAACTGATTGCCGATTTTATTCGCAAGCGTTTTGGATTATGAAGAGAATAGGCATACTGAGCGATACTCACAGCTATTGGGACGATAAGTATCTGCACTACTTTGAACCCTGCGACGAAATTTGGCATGCTGGCGATATCGGTAGTGTAGAGGTGGCCGAGAAGTTGGCTGCATTCCGTCCCTTCCGAGCTGTATGTGGAAACTGTGATGGGGGCGACTTGAGACTGATGTATCGCGAGCTGAACCGATTTAAGTGCGAGGATGTAGATGTGCTGATTAAGCATATTGGCGGTTATCCTGGCAACTACGATCCCAGTGTTCGCTCTACGCTCTATGCCATGCCGCCACAGCTGTTTGTGGCAGGACACTCGCACATACTGAAAGTGAAATATGACAAAACCCTGAATCTGCTGCACATAAACCCAGGTGCCGCTGGAATACAGGGATGGCATAAAGACAGAACCCTGGTCCGCCTTACCATCGACGGAAAAGAATTTAAAGATTTAGAAGTTATAACATTAGGAGATTAAAAAAATATATAGATATGAAAAGAACTATCGTTATTACTGGAGGTGCAGGCTTTATTGGAAGTCATGTAGTGCGCCTGTTTGTGAACAAGTATCCCGAGTATCACATTATTAACCTCGACAAGTTGACTTATGCTGGTAACTTGGCTAACCTGAAAGATATCGAGAACAAACCCAACTACGAGTTTGTGAAGATGGATATCTGTGACTTTGATGCTTTCTACAAGCTGATGCAGGATAAGAAGGTTGACGGTATCATTCACCTGGCTGCTGAGAGTCATGTTGACCGTTCGATTAAGGATCCATTTACATTCGCCAAGACCAACGTGATGGGAACCTTGAGCCTGTTGCAGGCTGCCAAGTTGTATTGGGAGAGTCTGCCCGAGAAGTACGAGGGTAAGCGCTTCTATCACATCAGTACTGATGAGGTGTATGGCGCATTGGAACTGACACACCCCGAGGGTATCGAGCCTCCATTCACAACTACCGCATCAAGCTCAGAGCACCATCTGGCTTACGGCGATAAGTTCTTCCTGGAGACAACCAAGTACAATCCTCACTCACCATATTCGGCTTCGAAGGCTTCTAGCGACCACTTTGTTCGTGCATTCCACGATACCTATGGCATGCCTGTAGTAGTAACCAACTGCTCGAACAACTACGGTCCTTACCAGTTCCCCGAAAAGCTGATTCCATTGTTCATCAACAATATCCGTCATCGCAAGCCTCTGCCTGTTTACGGTAAGGGCGAGAACGTACGCGACTGGCTGTATGTTGAGGACCACGCTCGTGCTATCGACGTGATTTTCCACGAGGGTAAGATTGCTGATACCTATAATATCGGTGGCTTTAACGAGTGGAAGAACATTGATATCATCAAGGTGGTGATTAAGACCGTCGACCGCTTGCTGGGTCGTAAGGAAGGCGAGGATATGGACCTGATTACCTTCGTTACCGACCGTGCCGGACACGATTTGCGTTATGCTATCGACAGCTCAAAACTCCAGAAGGAACTGGGTTGGGAGCCTTCTCTGCAGTTCGAAGAGGGAATCGAGAAAACCGTTCGCTGGTATCTCGACAATCAGGAGTGGCTGGATAATGTAACCAGCGGCGATTATCAGAAGTATTACGATAATATGTATGCCAACAGATAACTTAACTAAAGAACTCCACTCGTATCTGGTGCGTATTGGTATCAATCCCACCAGCGTTACTCCCCAGATGGAGCACTATCTGGAGCATCTGCTCTACTTGTTGCCACCTGAGGAAGAGGAGGCTGTGACGCATTACTATGGACTGTTTGGCTGCGAACGCAAATCGTTGCAGGAGATAGCCAAGGAGCTGAAGATGAGTCAGGAAGATGCTATGGCGCGTATCGACCAGTGCGTACGCAAGTTGGCTGTAACGCCCGAGTGGCAAATGTTGAAACAAACAATAGAAAAATGAAAAAGATTCTGCTTTTAGGCTCAGGAGAACTCGGTAAGGAGTTCGTGATAGCCGCCATGCGTGCAGGCCAGTATGTGATTGCCTGCGATCGTTACGACAATGCGCCAGCCATGCAGGTGGCTGATGAGCGCGAAGTATTCTCAATGCTCGATGGCGATGCTCTTGAGGCTGTGGTAAACAAGCACAAGCCCGATATCATCGTGCCTGAGATTGAGGCTATACGTACCGAACGACTGTTTAAGTTCGAGGAGCAGGGTATCCAGGTGGTTCCATCTGCCCGCGCCGTAAACTTTACAATGAACCGTCGTGCTATCCGCGATCTGGCATCGAAGGAACTGGGACTGCGCACAGCAAAATATTTCTATGCCAAGACCTTTGATGAGTTCAAGGCTGCAGCCGATGAGATTGGATTCCCATGTGTTGTTAAGCCATTGATGTCGTCATCTGGTCACGGTCAGAGCTATGTACACAACGACGACGAGCTGGAGCAGGCCTTTAAGGAGGCTATGGAAGGTAGTCGTGGCGATGTGAAAGAGGTAATTATCGAGGAGTTTATCGACTTTGATTCGGAGTTTACCCTGCTCACCGTTACACAGAAGAATGGTCGGCCCACACTGTTCTGTCCTCCAATCGGACACGTACAGAAGGCAGGCGACTACCGTGAGTCGTGGCAGCCATATAAGATAAGCGATGAGGCTTTGAAGCAGGCACAGATAATGGCCGATAAGGTAACTAAGGCCCTTACTGGTGCTGGTATCTGGGGCGTTGAGTTCTTCCTGACCAAGCAGGGCGAGGTTATCTTTAGCGAGCTGAGTCCACGTCCGCATGATACTGGTATGGTAACACTCGGACATACCACCAACCTGAGTGAGTTTGAGTTGCATTTCCGTGCCGTAATGGGAATGCCTATACCCGCAATTCATCTTGAGCATGCTGGTGCATCGGCTGTAATTCTCTCACCAAAGGAGGCTTCTACGCCTGTCGATCGCTCATTACTCGACTACAACTTCGACGAGGCACTGAAGGAGGATCGCACACGTATCCGTATCTTCGGTAAACCCGAGGCCCATAAGGGTCGTCGTATGGGTGTAGTACTCTGTTACGGTGAGGTTGGCGACGATGTAAATGCGCTGCGCGACAAAGCTAAGCGTCTGGCTAAGACCGTACTGGGTACCGATCCATACACTAAGTTTGAACACTAAACATGTGTAACTATTGAATGAACCGCTTAGAGGTTAAAATCATAGATTTGCCCAGGATCACTGATCCGCGTGGCAATCTGACGTTTGCTGAAGCGCAGGCTATGATTCCCTTCGATATCAAGCGCGCCTATTGGGTATATGATGTACCTGGTGGTGAGAGTAGGGGAGGGCATGCGCATAAAAAGCTCCGTCAGTTTGTGATTGCTCTAAGCGGTTCGTTTCATGTAACGTTGGATAATGGTTACGAACGCAAGACTGTGTTACTGAATCATCCTTGGCAAGGCTTGCTGATCGATACCAATATCTGGCGAACACTTGATGATTTCTCTTCGGGCGGCGTATGTCTGGTTCTGGCTTCGGAACATTACGACGAGGATGATTACATCTATGATTACGACGAATTCTTGAAATACATCGGATGTTCGAAATAAAACGATACACACCCGACTTGGCCACCGAATGGAACCAGTTCGTGGCTACATCGAAGAACGGCACTTTCCTCTTCGATCGTAACTATATGGACTATCATGCTGACCGATTCACAGATTTCTCGCTGATGATTTATCGCCGAGGAAAACTCTATGCGTTGCTGCCCGGTAATGTGGATGGCGATACGTTTTATTCGCATCAGGGCTTAACGTACGGCGGACTGCTCATGAACGGCAAGGCTACAGCTGCCGATGTTGTTGAGATATTTAAACTATTGGCAGAAAAATGGCGCTCAATGGGTTTAAAGAAAGTGGTGTATAAACCTGTGCCTTGGATATATCACGAGCAACCTTCGGAAGAAGATCTTTATGCTATCGTTGAGGTTTTCGATGTGCGTATTACACGTAGTTTATCTACAACCATCTCCCGTGAGCAGCCAAATACGTGGTATCGTATCAGAAAAAGTGGGGCAGAAAAGGCCCTGCAGGCAGGTGTGGTGATCGAGGAAACCGAGGACTATCAGCCTTTCTGGAAAATTCTGTCGGCTAATCTGCAAGAGCGATATAGCCTGAAACCTGTGCATACACTCGATGAAATAATGTTGTTGCACGAGCGTTTTCCTGAGCAAATACGTTTGTTTGTTGCAAAAGAAGATTGCGAAACCATTGGTGGTTGTGTGCTTTATCTTACTAATCAGGTGGTTCATTCGCAATACATTGCAGCCAACCCAAGGGGGAGAGAGTTGCATGCACTCGATGGATTGTTTGAGCAGGTGATCAGTCTGTCTTTTTGTAATCATCGATTTTTTGATTTTGGTATCTCAACCGAAAATCAAGGTACATATTTGAATAAACAATTGATTTATCAGAAGGAGGGTTTTGGAGGGCGTGGCATTTGCTACGATTGGTATAAATGGTCACTTTGATATCACAAAAAAGAGGTCGATGTGATAATCGACCTCCTGAATGTGTTTAATGCTTATACCTTTATTCTGGCAGTAGTAATACGGTGGCGCTTCGGGCCGCTTGGGCACCCATCACCAGTACTTGTGCAATATCTGCCGTTTTCGACGGTCCGCTGATAAACGTACCATATCCATCGTATTCGTTATCAAACTCAATGCGCTTGTAAGCCTCGTGCATGTTGTTTACAATCTGACTCTTAGGTAGCAGGATGATCAGATTCTCGGAGATGAAGCAAACGGCTTTCTCCTTCATGGTTTGTGGAATCCAGATGCACGCGTTTTCTGCTACACCAAATTTACCTCGGATAATGCCAACATCTGTGCCGTTAAGATCGCGGGCTCTGCCAACAGTATCAGGATTTCTAGTGGCGATGGTTATCTCTGGCAGATTTGAGGCAATCTCCTTGGCGTCAGGAAACAACTCCTTGATAAGCACGTTGATATCGCGGCCAGGATCAACTTCTATCACTTGTCCGCCTACCATCTCTGTCATCTTCACAAACTGAACCAGTGGGTTGGGGTAGGTGGTTGCTTTGATATCACTCAAATCGGGCATGTCGTATTTCTCTCTCACATTCGCCCTGTATCTCTTCAGAATATCGTCTTTGTTACTCATAACTTAATGTTCAATATTCAATGTTCAAAGTTATTTCACTTTTCCTTTCTTCCATAGCGAGTGGAATGTTTCCTTAGGGAATTCCATCATCTTATGCCCCTCGGCCCATGGATTCATGCCGCAGTTGATAAGTGGCGATGGAATGAGGTTGGCCCAATGAGCCAAAGCCGTACCAAGATTGTAAACGCCCTCGTTGCCATATACCATACTCATGCCCTTACACATCATCTTCTTTTGCGGGTTAGCAGTACCGAACTCGTCTAACTGCTGGCGCCACATGTAAATCTGGTCGCCTAAGTTTACCTTGGCTGGGCAGAGCGTCTGACATGAGTTACACAGGGTGCAGGCACTAACATTACCGGAATGCTTTTGTGGATCGCGAAGCATACCAAGGTTAATGCCGATGGGACCTGGGATGAAGTAGCTGTACGAATAGCCGCCACTACGACGATAAACAGGACAGGTGTTCATACACGATCCGCAACGAATACACTTAAGTGCTTCCCAATGCTCAGGGTTACCAATCCACTCGCTGCGTCCGTTATCAACCAGCACAATGTGCATGGGGTTCGCAGTAGG is a genomic window of Xylanibacter ruminicola 23 containing:
- the xseA gene encoding exodeoxyribonuclease VII large subunit, which codes for MNTERHITLFELNRLVREAIEDALPMEYWVEAELSECRESRGHCYMELIQKDEQTATPIAKASAKCWANKWLTIRPYFERTTGQQLHAGMKVLLQVYPQFHEAYGFSWIVTDIDPTYTLGDMARKRQEIIQKLKAEGVFDLQKELQLPVFCQRIAVISSQTAAGYGDFCNQLADNPYGFKFETQLFPAIMQGEGVEQSIISALEQIYDMPFDCVVIIRGGGATSDMSGFDTLALAENVANFPIPIITGIGHERDESILDMISHTRVKTPTAAAALLIDHLKGVLETIEGAQSMITHYVQQKFSIANSQLSIISEAIPRLFSIVKTRQEAKIDALYTRLPMLIERRFTSERHRLQLMDEKLKALDPTLLLARGYSITMHNGRAVKDASQLPPGAEIETRLAKGTIHSVIKSV
- a CDS encoding Mrp/NBP35 family ATP-binding protein, with amino-acid sequence MENVIYPKMVMDALATVTYAGTKKNVVESGMVADTPAVAAPQKDGENWKVKVVLEFPRDTDPFLKSTVKAAEAAIKYHCGKEVEVEIETEFKSKPRPEVGEMLPGVKNIIAVSSGKGGVGKSTVSANLAIALARLGYKVGLLDTDIFGPSMPKMFNVEDEQPYAVKKDGRDLICPIEKYGVKLLSIGFFVSPNTATLWRGGMATSALKQLIADADWGELDYFILDTPPGTSDIHLTLLQTLPITGAVIVSTPQQVALADARKGIDMYRNEKVNVPILGLIENMAWFTPAELPENKYYIFGKEGCKQLAEEMQVPLLAQIPLVQSICDNGDKGTPAALTSETATGLAFINLAQSVVTVVNRRNKEKPATKIVGMHK
- a CDS encoding branched-chain amino acid aminotransferase: MEKSNMKNLDWGSLSFGYMKTDYNVRCYYRDGKWGEIEVCSDEYLNLHMAATCLHYGQEAFEGLKAYRCPDGKVRVFRVDENAKRLQSTCRGILMPEVSTELFTEMVKKVVRLNQEWIPTYESGATLYIRPLLIGTSAQVGVHPSKEYCFLIFVTPVGPYFKGGFSSNPYVIVRDYDRSAPLGTGKYKVGGNYAASLFANNLAHEKGYACEFYLDAKEKKYIDECGAANFFGIKNNTYITPESTSILPSITNKSLMQVAEDLGMKVERRPIPEEELETFEEAGACGTAAVISPISYIDDLDTGKRYSFGDKPGPQSKKLFDTLRGIQYGELEDKHGWTTVVID
- a CDS encoding MATE family efflux transporter, giving the protein MSDNKQAALALGTKPVGQLLWQYALPAIVAMSASSLYNIIDRAMIGQIVGPEAIAGLGITFPFMNLSAAFGAAVGVGSSASISVKLGQKDYPTAQNLLGNTLTLNLIIGFSFMVICLLFLDPILYFFGASEVTLPYAREFMTVILLGNVMTHMYFGMNAVLRAAGKPKHAMYSVLFTVGMNILLVLAFVWWFRWGIRGAALATVTSQTIAMCWQLWLFSNKNEMLHLKRGIYKLKKRLVSNIIAIGISPFLMNVTSCVIVIFMNNQFVRYGGDMAVGAYSIANSVVMMFFMFVMGVCQGMQPIVGYNYGAEKYDRMLRCLFMAIGCATTILLVGWILSMLFPREIARIFTTDETLIELSATGIKLDMLVFFVVGAQATITHFFQSIGKVKVSIFLSLSRQLFLLLPMAYVFPLIWGLDGVWYSMPASDFLSFAMTIPLLMWYMKKFKAANANN
- a CDS encoding S8 family peptidase, translating into MTNLRLINLLIAALFCAITASAATLPKRKYPGGKCYIWRYTLQDKRESSYTLDRPQRWLSHKSIERRRKQGLPLDSTDLPVSSGYLKAIDRMINDANRNVKRSQTESMVIGTSRWNNTVLVRSADTTFLRRLGEQAYVKNCEMVWEAPDSIERQIKIKANAGFNSWDSLKGSFYGHGREQIEMLNGHRLHNIGCRGKGITIAVLDGGFQNCNVLPTFQHAIISGVKDFVYPNSPNFYQETDHGTKVLSTMAANEPEVLIGTAPDAHYWLLRCEDQETEQPVEEDYWAMAAEFADSLGADIITSSLGYTEYDNRHGYYHQHDLDGRTALISRTASMVAQKGMVLVNSAGNSGMGPWKKITFPADADNCLTVGALNHQRVNAPFSGVGPTQDMRIKPDVMALGSPANLISGRGGIVRDMGTSFSTPIVAGLVACLWQALPEKTALEIINLVRQNSDSYQKPDNIYGYGTPNFWRAYMIGKIK
- a CDS encoding DUF805 domain-containing protein, translating into MRELPTLGFAEAIKLASSRILDFKGRSRRSEFWWWMLVIIVVGWLITLLTSNILVSVIIEIITMFFGLAVTARRLHDSGKSALWVYVSYALGCVANLHVATSKSMNMLIEESSYISSSQHAIEKIVENNLGEIASVGFLSTIHGIAALIVIIMCLFDSKPTANQYGDSPKYISETEA
- a CDS encoding AAA family ATPase, yielding MKHIIINVGRQVGAGGQEIGRMLAKDFEAKYYDRELLNLAAKESGFSEKFFKQNDEKKGFLRGLLNVQTPHFMGGNLYGSNFSQESLFKFQSDAIQKAASEGSCVFMGRCADYILRDFENVVNVFITASMDFRVDIVSKVKQLDAEQARKLIEHVEARRAQYYNYYTGKKWGAAESYDLCVDASLLGLEETEKLIADFIRKRFGL
- the xseB gene encoding exodeoxyribonuclease VII small subunit, which gives rise to MEKELKYEAAIAELQSIVHKMENDELDIDQMAEQLKRAQQLIKLCKDKLTKTDAEIKKILTE